tttagataattttgaatctatacaaaatttttttaaagtattttttttttctgtacaaaattttggtaaaatttcatttctatagaaaatattgttaaaattgtatttctatagaagcttttgtcaaaattttatttctacagacaattttgtcaaaattccatttggtcgaccatcggaccaaatttaaaaattattattattttttggaccaaaataGCAACCCTGATAGTGCTAGAATATgtccactaacaaccatgccaaaattggtccatatcggtttttagttatatatagccccaaataaaccgatccccaatcacacaaaaattgtccatatcggttcataattgtatatagcccccatacttaCGTATCTTCGATTCTAAGCTTTTTCGTGCATTCTTTAAAAAAGTGAAGattttttaccgtataaatcaaataaataaatgtaataaatttTAGTGATAAATAACCGGATTGGGGAGTGGGGCTAATATTTTTGTTCTTAGGGGGAGGGGACTTAGTACCCCTTTGCTACGCCAATGCTCATACCATAGATACAAAACTATTAAAAactactaaaatattttcaattaaaaatttaattgaaacaaaattcacaaaattaatagtatcgattaaatttttaattgaatcaattaattttttaattgacgttggtgattgatactacactcaaagaaatttgttagtaggaacagcagaaaagtctgctaaaacagcagaaagtctgctgaaaaagggacagcagtcactgtttgctgaaatagcaaacatttcctgctattttttaagctcgattacactaaaacatgttttattttggctaaaacaaataaaatttcaacttaggagctatcctaacacaattaaaacaatattttatgaatatctatagtatttgaccaaaaatctgaatatttatcggatTGAggctaacagcaaacaaaatgtttgctgatcgtatttaagaGCTTGTAAGTGTATTactgtgcaaaaatataccaaaaactacttttggttcttaaatatgctttggggaaaaatttataaccctcagcattttataaattgttgttcattaggtcctgaagtacaaaaatataacagcaaacatcgactgctgtttttaacagacttttttctatgagtgtatcatttctgtgattgaagaaatttcaattaaaaattaattggatcgattaattGCGTGACTGaagacaaaaaaactttttctgtgtaggattaAACACGATAGTGCCAGACAAATTTGGGAGCTTACTAAGTGCTTAATTTTTCGTGGGAGAATACTTTGTTCGAAAATTCCCgttttattttggtattgatgtgCCTTTTGGAATTTGTAAGGCTTTACCTTGAGCTCATTATTCAATACAGTTTGCATTCTTTCACGCCACATTTTCACATCTTTAGTCATTTGATCGTTGAATTCTAGCCTTAATTCCCAACTAAATAAACACGGACGCAAATACTATTGCTGGCTTATACAGATAATAATGATCtgtcaatataaaaaatatcatgTAGCTGTCTACCAGTGTGAACTTGGCAATACTTCGTGTCAAATACGATCTATTGGCGAGTACATTAGATCAAAGAATAAATAACaacgaaacaagtatatacggccgtaagttcggccaggccgaagcttatgtaccctccatcatggattgcgtagaaacttattctaaacactgccatccacaatcgaattacttaagttgcggtaacgcttgccgatggaaaggtatcttaaaacctcctaacaccatcttctaaattgtatgtaagtccatacgtggtatatattaaatcaaaaaagatcgatccaatacgtatataattcagtttgacaaagtagacataaaattttgacaaaattttctacagaaataaaattttaacaaaattttctatataaataaaattttcacaaaattttctatagaaataaaaattttgacaaaatattctatagaaagaaaattttgacaaaaatttctacagaaataaaattttaacaaaattttctatagaaataaacttttgacaaaattttctatagaaataaaatcttggtagattatttgtggctcgagtcgcaaccatgattatgaaccgaataaaattttaacaaaatttcctctagaaataaaatttgacaaagttttctatagaaataaaattttgacaaaattttctatagaaataaaattttggtagattatttttggctctagtggcaaccatgattatgaaccgatatggaccaatttttgtgtgattggaccaatttttgtatggttgttagcgaccatatactaacaccacgttcctaatttgaaccggatcggatgaattttgctcttccaagaggctccggaggtcaaatctggagaacgttttatatgggggctatatataattatggaccgatatggaccaattctggcacggttgttaaagatcatatactaacaccatgttccaaattacaaccggcttggatgaaatttgcttctcttggagacttcgcaagccaaatctggggatcggtttatatgggggctatatataattatgaaccgatgtggaccaatttttgtatgattgttagagaccatataccaacaccatgtaccaaatttcagccggatcggatgaaatatgcttctcttagaggctccagaagccaaatctggggatcggtttatatgggggctatatataattaaggaccgatatggaccaatttttgcatggttgttagagaccatataccaacatcatgtaccaaatttcagccggatcggatgaaatttgcttctctttgaggctccgcaagcctaatctggggatcggtttatatgggggttatatataattatggaccgatgtggaccaatttttgtatgattgttagagaccatataccaacaccatgtaccaaatttcagccggatcggatgaaattttcttctgttagaggctccacaagccaaatctgagggtccctttatatgggggctatacgtaaaagtggaccgatatggcccattttcaataccatccgacctacatcgataacaactacttgtgccaagtttcaagtcgatagcttgtttcgttcggaagttagcgtgatttcaacagacggacggacggacggacggacggacatgcttagatcgactcagaatttcaccacgacccagaatatatatactttatggggtcttagagcaatatttcgatgtgttacaaacggaatggcaaagttaatatacccccatcctatgatggagggtataaaaagatcgatccaatacgtatataattcagtttgacaaagtagacataaaattttgacaaaattttctacagaaataaaattttaacaaaattttctatataaataaaattttcacaaaattttctatagaaataaaaattttgacaaaatattctatagaaagaaaattttgacaaaaatttctacagaaataaaattttaacaaaattttctatagaaataaacttttgacaaaattttctatagaaataaaatcttggtagattatttgtggctcgagtcgcaaccatgattatgaaccgaataaaattttaacaaaatttcctccagaaataaaatttgacaaagttttctatagaaataaaattttggtagattatttttggctctagtggcaaccatgattatgaaccgatatggaccaatttttgtgtgattggaccaatttttgttttgtacaccacgttcctaatttgaaccggatcggatgaattttgctcttccaagaggctccggaggtcaaatctggagaacgttttatatgggggctatatataattatggaccgatatggaccaattctggcacggttgttaaagatcatatactaacaccatgttccaaattacaaccggcttggatgaaatttgcttctcttggagacttcgcaagccaaatctggggatcggtttatatgggggctatatataattatgaaccgatgtggaccaatttttgtatgattgttagagaccatataccaacaccatgtaccaaatttcagccggatcggatgaaatatgcttctcttagaggctccagaagccaaatctggggatcggtttatatgggggctatatataattaaggaccgatatggaccaatttttgcatggttgttagagaccatataccaacatcatgtaccaaatttcagccggatcggatgaaatttgcttctctttgaggctccgcaagcctaatctggggatcggtttatatgggggttatatataattatggaccgatgtggaccaatttttgtatgattgttagagaccatataccaacaccatgtaccaaatttcagccggatcggatgaaatttgcttctcttttaggctccgcaagccaaatctggggatcggtttatatgggggctatatataattatggaccgatgtggaccaatttttgcatggttgttagagaccatataccaacaccatgtaccaaatttcagccggatcggatgaaattttcttctgttttaggctccgcaagccaaatctgggatcggtttatatgggggctatatataattatggaccgatatggaccaatttttgcatggttgttagagaccatatgccaacaccatgtaccaaatttcagccggatcggatgaaatatgcttctgttagaggctccacaagccaaatctgagggtccctttatatgggggctatacgtaaaagtggaccgatatggcccattttcaataccatccgacctacatcgataacaactacttgtgccaagtttcaagtcgatagcttgtttcgttcggaagttagcgtgatttcaacagacggacggacggacggacggacatgcttagatcgactcagaatttcaccacgacccagaatatatatactttatggggtcttagagcaatatttcgatgtgttacaaacggaatgacaaagttaatatacccccatcctatgatggagggtataaaaatgaaaaacaaaataaattttgtttaaaaatatttgtagtttttcttttattaaagcTAGATAgtattattaattatatattttttttaaatacatttacaaatatatttaacattatattcttaaaagtaaaatatttcatcaatatttttgtatgtatttcattgaaatgataTAAAACTAGATGAGGAGAATATAAAATCAGTTTGTAGCACTCCTATAAGTTTGTTATATTTAGTAGTCAAGAAACACTTAATGCTTCTACAAAATATAGTCCAATTTTGGTCAAGATTTCAATTTAGATTGTGGCGAGTCTATTGGACAAGGTCAATGTAATTTTATAAaagaaacaataataataaaaataaaaaatgtactcATGGTGTCAAGTAAAGATTATTACTCAAATTTAATAGAATTGACACCCATATCGATTTGACCACCACGATAACTACCgcgttttttctttgttttttcatGTTTGAATGATTTGCCGCGTGTAAACTTCAAATCCCGGTTGGCTTTATCGCCCCAAGAACCAGCAGCATTTTTCTGTAaatatgtaattaaaaaaattctcaagttGCACAAAAACTAGACAAACTAAGCGCAAACTGACACAAAATGCAATGCAATAAAATGACTGGAAACGTTTCACTCAAGGATTAAGGACAAGGATATGTCGGGTAGGAAGATGGATATTAAAAAAAGCTTAACTATAATGCGGGCATAAAACTAATCAAATATATGCAAATTAGTCGTCAAATGTGATCTTTTTATTTTGCGTCGCTGAACTATCAAAAGATTTGTTGAAAGGTTTGTTGGCGCCACCGAATCCACCACGGCCGCCTCCACGGCCACCTCCTCGTCCTCCTTTGTCGCCAAAACCTCCACGACCACCACCGTTCTTGTCTCCAAAGCCGCCTCGACCACCGCCTCTGCCTCCACCGCGGCCACCTCTATCGCCAAAACCTCCACGGCCACCTCTGTCACCAAAACCACCGCGGCCTCCACGCCCTCCTCTATCACCAAATCCTCCGCGGCCACCACCACCTCTACCGCCACCACCACGACCACCTTTGCCATTTTCAAATCCTCCAAACGATTTGCGATCGCCGAATTTTTTGAAACCTCCATTAGCTTTGCCACCACCATCTTCTTCTCCATTTTCTTCAGCATCCTGTTCATTTTCAACGTAACATGAAAAAAAGAAGAAGGTGAAAAAACAcaaattagcaaaaatttcaagaaattttaatatttcaacaaATATATTATGTGGTAAAAATCTTTCGTAAGCCTCGCATTAAAGTgcctcaaatttttctataatgcatTTTTAAGTATAAATACTGGCTGCTAATTTGTGTCACTCTCCCTTCTTCTTTCCTTGCACATTGCAAGAGGAGGATGGATGTATTTTTTATCGATTGctatcaaacattttataagAACATTGCATTTTGTGTGTGTTTCCGCACCATTGGTTATACAACATTTGAGGCACTTACCTTGGCTTCGAAAGACATGTCTTTAACCCTTTCATCTATTTCAACTTCTTCTTCACGCACCCTTCTGAATGGAGCGTTTTTCTTGGTACCATCCGATTGTGGCGTGTTTTTCTgcttattttgaccaaatttaccaTTAGCAGGTGTCGAAGCAAATCCTTTTGACTATTCGTTGTAAatgcaattaaataaaatatttgagaagaGAAAGAATAAACAACAATAGCCTCATTAATTGCCATacatttataaataataaattgtgtCCATCTAATTAGTATTGAATCAAAACAAAACTTGGACTTCTCGACTATTTTTTAAACTAAGGAAAATATACTTTCGAGTTTTGAATGGTCGACAAAAtaaatggagaaaattttggaaactaaAAAGAAACTCTAATTTTTAATAAGCTATTAATTTGTACTCGATTTGCTCATTGCATTTAATTGGAGGATATCGAGTGTGAGATTCAAGCTTTGGTGAAGCATTTAGTAtatgatgaaaaaattttgtcaaaatgttatttctatagaaaattttgtcaaaattttatttctatagaaaattttgtcaagattttatttctatacaaaattttgtcaagattttatttctatagaaaattttgtcaagattttatttctatagaaaattttgtcaaaattttatttctatagaaaattttgtcaaaattttatttctatagaaaattttgtcaaaattttatttctatagaaaatttcgtcaaaattttatttctttagaaaattttgtcaaaatgttatttctttagaaaaatttgtcaaaattgtatttctatagaaaattttgtgaaaattttatttctatagaaaattttgtaaaaatttatttctatagaaaattttgtcaaaatgttatttctatagaaaattttctcaaaattatatttctatagaaaatttcctcaaaatgttatttctatagcgaattttcccaacattttatttctatagaaaattttgtcaaaattttatttctatagaagattttgtcaaaatttaatttctatagaaaattttgtcaaaattttattcatttcatttcatttattattctcCAAAGTAATATACACAAAGCCAAACCTGGCCTAATTAACAATATATTACAGATTTATGCGGTAATAAACTAcaataacagaaaattttgtcaaaattttatttctatagaaaatgttgtcaaaattgtatttctatagaaaattttctcaaaattttatttctacagaaaattttctcaaaactttatttctatagaaagttttgtcaaaatttttagttctatagaaaattatgtcaaaatttttagttctatagaaaattttgtcaattttatttctatagaaaattttgtcaattttatttctatagaaaattttaaattttatttttgcaaaagtcaAAAGCCATTGGTAGGTTTTGCCCAAtaggaaattataaaaaatagaaaaattggttTTCAACTTGTGTGTCCCTAAGCGTCAATTAGCCTTAAATATGGGGATCGAGTCTCTCCTTGTACAAGAATTGCAAACCAAATCTAAGAGCTTACAATTTACAATGGAGAACTGATGTTTGtccgattttttatttaaaatcatcaaGCTTTAGGATGAATTTGAAAAGAATGCCGAAAGACGAGAAATCATTTTATATTGAAGACagtcaattaagaaaattaaaatggaaaaaattaaaagttgagCTCATTATTAGGCATTTTGAAGACTTTAATTTCTTGACAAAGAGGACTTAAAGTGATCgatagttcggccaggccgaagaaaCTGTATTGCTTCGAGCTCATTAACAAGAAAAACCTAGGGAATCTGTATACATATTAGCGAAAATGGTGGAAGGATAATGCCGaaactattttttgtgaaaGGTTTATGGAATTAATGCAAGATTTATGTATGACTTtcagaaaactaaaaaacaacagaaGGGAATATGTCAGTTTAggcttttccaaaaatttcgtaattgatAATTTCAAATTATAATTTGATATAAACTAACTACAACAAATTGTATGTaattgtatatgtaattttagaTCATTTATACTTACATTCGTTTGTCCcgcttttacaaaattgttatacttTTGATCAGCTTTTCCCGCTGTACCATTGGTTTCACTAAACGTCCTCTTTTTACCAGGTTTTGCTAAAGGTGTGGAAACTGGTTTCGCCTCCTCCTCTTCTTCTTCGCTTGAACTGTCATCATCGTCACTTTTTGCCGTTTTCTTGGCAGGAGTGGCCTTCTTTGCTGGAACTGCTGATTTTTTAGGAGGTTCATCTTCCTCAGAACTACTATCTTCAGACGATGATTCAGCCGCAGTTTTAACGGGAGTTGCTTTTACTAGATTAGCTTTTTTAGCTGGTGGTTCGTCATCAGAATCATCTGAGCTAGAATCGGCTTTTTTTGCCACAACTGGACCCTTTTTGGCAGCTGCCTTTGGCGCTGGTTTTTCCTCTTCCGATGATGAATCCTCATCTGAGCTGGAAGCTGCGGCCTTTTTAGCTGGCGTTGCTACTTTAGGTTTAGTAGCTATTAGGGGTTTTTTGGCAGCAGGTTGCTCTTCATCAGAAGACGAATCTTCGGAACTAGATTCAGCTTTCTTTTTGGCCACTACCGGTGTTTTGTTTACGACGGGCTTTACAACAGGCTCTTCCTCCTCCTCGCTGGAAGAATCATCACTGCTCGATTCTTTCTTTGCTGGTACTGGCTTTTTAGCAGCTGGTGTAGCTTTTGGTTTTACTTCCTCCTCATCAGAACTTTCTTCACTGCTGCTAGATGCAGGTTTTTTTACTGCTTTTACGGTAGGCTTATCATCCTCACTACTATCTGAAGAATCGTCAGAAGATGGTGCCTTCTTGGTGACTGGTTTTGCAGGAGTGGGTTTAGCAGCGGGCTTGGCTGCAGGTTTTTCATCTTCACTGTCATCCGACGAATCTTCAGATGAATCTTCCTTTTTGGGTGTAGGCTTTGCATTTACGGTCTTTGGAGCGGGCTTTGCTGCAGGTTTATCATCTTCACTATCGTCTGAAGAATCATCTGACGAGTCAGCTTTTTTGGGAGCATTTTTGGCTGCTGTTGTAGTCTTGGCGGCTGGTTTCTCGTCATCGCTACTGTCCTCTGAAGAATCATCGGAAGAATCTGCCTTCTTGGGAGCAGGTTTGACTGGCGCAGCCTTAGTCTTGGGTTTTTCATCCTCACTACTATCTTCTGATGAATCCTCGGAAGACTCAGCTTTTTTGGCGACAGTTTTAGCTGGTGTTGTTTTTACAGCCGGTTTTGCTGCTGGCTTTTCGTCTTCGCTGTCATCTGAAGAATCGTCAGATGAATCTTTTTTCTTTGCCACACCATTCAATTTTGGAGCAGCAACTGCTGCTTTCTTCTGATTATCCTCGTCCTCGGATGAATCTTCGGAACTTGAAGCAGCCTTCTTGGCTGCAGGCTTATTCTTAGCAATAACAGTTGGTGGTTTCTTGGTCTCCTTTTCGGAGTCGTCACTACTATCCTCCGACGACGAGTCATTGCCCTTTTTCACTTCCGGAATTTTTGATTTACTATGCTGTTGATAGTATTTCAGTATATCTTCTAATTTCGGTGATCCCTTTCCAACATTTGCCTATAAAAATCACAATAAGACACAAGATATTAAACACATGTTTTTCTCTATACAGAATTAATCAGGTACAGCTTCCCGCATGTGGCTGGCTAAACAGCCTCAACCCATTTCTTTTATTTGCATACTTACCGCTTTTGTTTTATGCTGAAAAACTTCAGCCAAGCCTTTGTCCCTTTTCAGTAAATACTCATGTACTATTGCATCAATGATTTGGCCGTTTACTgccatttttaaattgtataactataaaactttttattgaaatatattgtAATTCCTTGCTCTTCCTGTACGTTGCCACAAAAACACGTGTGTTTGTTGAATGTgtggaaaataaaagaaatagaaTAATTACCATATAACCGAtgtagtgttgggaaagtaacgagtatttgattacaagtactcgttactgactaattctttgagtactcgttacaatTAAATGAGTACCCAATCCTCCATGTTCCGAAATTCGGAATCCCAAATCGCAAAGTTTTCATTTGGCCATAATTTCTTAACCATGATACACTTTACAACTTAAATCTAGGTAATATAGTTCTCTTTAATGAgaagttcaaattaaaattgtattgaagTCCGAGGGTATCACTATTTATtcctaaaaagaaaaataaattcttgcgatttgcaATTCCGAATTCCGGAACATGGGGAAATATCTTCAATACAATaaccgtttgaaaaatgctaaaatttaaatgtttttcaaacaattaatcaaataaattcaggtctaaaaattaattttaattatcaaAAGACCGTTATACCTCATTCATATTaagctcgaaatctactaaaaggggatatgaaatcccttttttataaggcaaatgacagttaaaatctagttaaagtggattttggaagtgtaatgtgaatgaggtattagaaTATAATCAAAATATTCCACGGAAA
This is a stretch of genomic DNA from Haematobia irritans isolate KBUSLIRL chromosome 4, ASM5000362v1, whole genome shotgun sequence. It encodes these proteins:
- the Nopp140 gene encoding nucleolar and coiled-body phosphoprotein 1 isoform X1, which translates into the protein MAVNGQIIDAIVHEYLLKRDKGLAEVFQHKTKAANVGKGSPKLEDILKYYQQHSKSKIPEVKKGNDSSSEDSSDDSEKETKKPPTVIAKNKPAAKKAASSSEDSSEDEDNQKKAAVAAPKLNGVAKKKDSSDDSSDDSEDEKPAAKPAVKTTPAKTVAKKAESSEDSSEDSSEDEKPKTKAAPVKPAPKKADSSDDSSEDSSDDEKPAAKTTTAAKNAPKKADSSDDSSDDSEDDKPAAKPAPKTVNAKPTPKKEDSSEDSSDDSEDEKPAAKPAAKPTPAKPVTKKAPSSDDSSDSSEDDKPTVKAVKKPASSSSEESSDEEEVKPKATPAAKKPVPAKKESSSDDSSSEEEEEPVVKPVVNKTPVVAKKKAESSSEDSSSDEEQPAAKKPLIATKPKVATPAKKAAASSSDEDSSSEEEKPAPKAAAKKGPVVAKKADSSSDDSDDEPPAKKANLVKATPVKTAAESSSEDSSSEEDEPPKKSAVPAKKATPAKKTAKSDDDDSSSEEEEEEAKPVSTPLAKPGKKRTFSETNGTAGKADQKYNNFVKAGQTNSKGFASTPANGKFGQNKQKNTPQSDGTKKNAPFRRDAEENGEEDGGGKANGGFKKFGDRKSFGGFENGKGGRGGGGRGGGGRGGFGDRGGRGGRGGFGDRGGRGGFGDRGGRGGGRGGGRGGFGDKNGGGRGGFGDKGGRGGGRGGGRGGFGGANKPFNKSFDSSATQNKKITFDD
- the Nopp140 gene encoding nucleolar and coiled-body phosphoprotein 1 isoform X3 → MAVNGQIIDAIVHEYLLKRDKGLAEVFQHKTKAANVGKGSPKLEDILKYYQQHSKSKIPEVKKGNDSSSEDSSDDSEKETKKPPTVIAKNKPAAKKAASSSEDSSEDEDNQKKAAVAAPKLNGVAKKKDSSDDSSDDSEDEKPAAKPAVKTTPAKTVAKKAESSEDSSEDSSEDEKPKTKAAPVKPAPKKADSSDDSSEDSSDDEKPAAKTTTAAKNAPKKADSSDDSSDDSEDDKPAAKPAPKTVNAKPTPKKEDSSEDSSDDSEDEKPAAKPAAKPTPAKPVTKKAPSSDDSSDSSEDDKPTVKAVKKPASSSSEESSDEEEVKPKATPAAKKPVPAKKESSSDDSSSEEEEEPVVKPVVNKTPVVAKKKAESSSEDSSSDEEQPAAKKPLIATKPKVATPAKKAAASSSDEDSSSEEEKPAPKAAAKKGPVVAKKADSSSDDSDDEPPAKKANLVKATPVKTAAESSSEDSSSEEDEPPKKSAVPAKKATPAKKTAKSDDDDSSSEEEEEEAKPVSTPLAKPGKKRTFSETNGTAGKADQKYNNFVKAGQTNSKGFASTPANGKFGQNKQKNTPQSDGTKKNAPFRRVREEEVEIDERVKDMSFEAKKNAAGSWGDKANRDLKFTRGKSFKHEKTKKKRGSYRGGQIDMGVNSIKFE
- the Nopp140 gene encoding nucleolar and coiled-body phosphoprotein 1 isoform X2, with protein sequence MAVNGQIIDAIVHEYLLKRDKGLAEVFQHKTKAANVGKGSPKLEDILKYYQQHSKSKIPEVKKGNDSSSEDSSDDSEKETKKPPTVIAKNKPAAKKAASSSEDSSEDEDNQKKAAVAAPKLNGVAKKKDSSDDSSDDSEDEKPAAKPAVKTTPAKTVAKKAESSEDSSEDSSEDEKPKTKAAPVKPAPKKADSSDDSSEDSSDDEKPAAKTTTAAKNAPKKADSSDDSSDDSEDDKPAAKPAPKTVNAKPTPKKEDSSEDSSDDSEDEKPAAKPAAKPTPAKPVTKKAPSSDDSSDSSEDDKPTVKAVKKPASSSSEESSDEEEVKPKATPAAKKPVPAKKESSSDDSSSEEEEEPVVKPVVNKTPVVAKKKAESSSEDSSSDEEQPAAKKPLIATKPKVATPAKKAAASSSDEDSSSEEEKPAPKAAAKKGPVVAKKADSSSDDSDDEPPAKKANLVKATPVKTAAESSSEDSSSEEDEPPKKSAVPAKKATPAKKTAKSDDDDSSSEEEEEEAKPVSTPLAKPGKKRTFSETNGTAGKADQKYNNFVKAGQTNDAEENGEEDGGGKANGGFKKFGDRKSFGGFENGKGGRGGGGRGGGGRGGFGDRGGRGGRGGFGDRGGRGGFGDRGGRGGGRGGGRGGFGDKNGGGRGGFGDKGGRGGGRGGGRGGFGGANKPFNKSFDSSATQNKKITFDD